Proteins encoded by one window of Acuticoccus sp. MNP-M23:
- a CDS encoding AraC family transcriptional regulator, giving the protein MSLQRRRRIMGSALCGGGGVDMFPETLDLTFLDPDAGWLETRYDTLGNDGLELWEVVSTGHEVSLNEPNKASVIVPTRGTVDVATHAGEYSASRGSALLFGPNNRRTRVRPHASGTYEALVLLVPQASHQRATGPLRQDLAHVEACLKGGAGTLQELTDHLLALRAVLSDPRSAPAGQRARDNSAALLADLFAELVDSVAGAKTTARSTPGIEYVRRIEELMREHHGDPLTVSELAGAVGLGKRSLQLAFKRHRDTTPRAALRRIRLDEARQRFAAADPDESVTSIALDTGFTHLGRFAVEYRSAFGESPSDTLRRARSR; this is encoded by the coding sequence ATGAGCTTGCAGCGACGGCGGCGGATCATGGGAAGCGCTCTTTGTGGGGGCGGCGGCGTCGACATGTTTCCCGAAACGCTCGACCTCACGTTTCTGGACCCGGACGCCGGATGGCTGGAGACGCGCTATGACACGCTCGGCAACGATGGGCTCGAGCTGTGGGAAGTGGTGTCGACCGGCCATGAGGTGTCGTTGAATGAGCCCAACAAGGCGAGCGTGATTGTGCCGACGAGGGGCACGGTGGACGTCGCGACGCATGCGGGAGAGTATTCCGCCAGCCGCGGAAGCGCGCTCCTCTTTGGCCCCAATAATCGGCGCACGCGCGTGCGCCCGCACGCAAGCGGCACTTACGAAGCCCTCGTTCTCCTCGTTCCCCAAGCGAGCCATCAACGCGCGACAGGACCGCTGCGGCAGGATCTGGCACACGTCGAAGCCTGCCTCAAAGGCGGCGCGGGCACGCTGCAGGAGCTGACGGATCATCTTCTGGCCCTTCGCGCCGTGCTGTCCGACCCACGGTCCGCGCCTGCCGGACAACGCGCCCGCGACAACAGCGCGGCTCTCCTTGCCGACCTTTTCGCCGAGCTCGTCGACAGCGTCGCCGGCGCGAAGACCACGGCGCGCAGCACGCCGGGGATCGAGTACGTCCGCCGTATCGAGGAACTGATGCGCGAGCATCACGGCGACCCGCTCACGGTGAGCGAGCTCGCCGGCGCCGTAGGGCTCGGAAAGCGCTCTCTCCAGCTCGCCTTCAAACGTCACCGGGACACAACGCCGCGCGCCGCCCTGAGACGGATCCGTCTCGACGAGGCGCGCCAGCGCTTCGCCGCGGCCGACCCCGACGAGTCCGTGACGAGCATCGCTCTTGATACCGGCTTCACGCACCTTGGCCGCTTTGCTGTCGAGTATCGCTCTGCCTTCGGTGAATCGCCCTCAGATACGCTGCGCCGCGCACGGTCGCGCTGA
- a CDS encoding ATP-binding cassette domain-containing protein codes for MNTHAVPPAPGDVAPVEIADASRVATPLEAILPEVLGRLDWQRREEVFASALPRQDGLSSLDDAALGLGLLGISATVHRTVPPSWKDGLDGALVAVGRKGAFAIVRSHGEVSCLSDVEATEVKIAARVRGASRLMHVRRLSAEDANTVTVRAIDERIARGIRFGLLLSFLINAIAVTIPFFTMAIYDRVLGASAPKSLLPLILGGAIAVAVILVLRRMRARFLAAEHARLSAAITSAMETRLLRLPFGSLQRQSVEGLEGRVRGATRAADVFASANTNALFDGPFVPISVAAIAFVGGLMVLIPAIYLAMFLLVGWLLARPAQHLEPEIAKATTERAALLSDLGEHAADIRATGGAADWLRRFAEVSQRAAKASYGAGARSAAVQSIGYLLGTGAALATLSIGVGLALEGAILPGVLIGTMLLVWRITGPAQAFFFGLPRLIGVRHSMVNLRKSFAIATVAAPDVVREPFPDVAPAVECQGVFFRYLPDMDPALTGVSFRVEPGQTTVIMGPNGAGKSTLLRVLAGLLQPQSGRVLVNGRDLHQYDPDEVVLLSGYVPSAAQYALWHPEAFAAGASGLRSGASGTWSAADALASAVASVERRAHWFVDGEQPRSLGSGKRQPSIYLLDDPLAFADEAATAAFLAFLEANRGRATIFLTTHDVSLVPMADNALILDKGGVAFFGPVPKEAEQAAEPKMVLA; via the coding sequence ATGAACACCCATGCCGTGCCACCCGCACCCGGTGACGTCGCGCCGGTGGAGATTGCTGACGCCAGCCGCGTGGCGACACCGCTCGAGGCGATCCTCCCGGAGGTCCTTGGCAGGCTCGACTGGCAGCGCAGGGAAGAGGTCTTCGCGAGCGCGCTCCCAAGGCAGGACGGTCTCTCGAGCCTCGACGACGCTGCCCTTGGCCTCGGGCTTCTCGGCATCTCCGCCACCGTCCACCGCACCGTGCCGCCGTCGTGGAAAGACGGGCTCGACGGCGCCCTCGTCGCCGTCGGCCGCAAGGGCGCCTTCGCCATCGTGCGCAGCCACGGCGAGGTCTCCTGCCTTTCCGACGTCGAGGCAACCGAGGTCAAGATCGCCGCGCGGGTGCGCGGCGCCTCGCGCCTCATGCATGTGCGCCGCCTGTCTGCGGAAGATGCCAACACCGTTACCGTCCGCGCCATCGATGAGCGGATCGCGCGGGGCATCCGGTTCGGATTGCTCCTTTCGTTTCTCATCAACGCGATCGCGGTCACGATCCCGTTTTTCACGATGGCGATCTACGACCGCGTCCTCGGCGCGAGCGCGCCGAAATCGCTCCTCCCGCTGATCCTGGGCGGTGCGATCGCGGTCGCCGTCATTCTTGTCCTGCGCAGAATGCGCGCCCGCTTCCTCGCAGCCGAGCATGCGCGCCTGTCAGCTGCCATCACCAGCGCCATGGAGACCCGGCTGCTGCGCCTTCCCTTCGGATCGCTCCAGCGCCAGTCCGTCGAGGGTCTGGAAGGGCGGGTCCGGGGCGCGACGCGCGCGGCCGACGTCTTCGCCTCGGCCAACACGAACGCCCTGTTCGACGGACCATTCGTCCCGATCTCGGTGGCGGCGATTGCGTTCGTCGGCGGGCTCATGGTTCTCATCCCGGCGATCTACCTGGCGATGTTCCTGCTCGTGGGATGGCTCCTGGCGCGGCCGGCGCAGCACCTTGAGCCGGAGATCGCGAAGGCGACGACCGAGCGTGCCGCACTCCTGTCCGATCTTGGCGAGCACGCCGCCGACATCCGGGCGACCGGGGGCGCGGCGGACTGGCTGCGCCGCTTCGCCGAAGTGTCCCAGCGCGCGGCGAAGGCGAGCTACGGTGCCGGCGCGCGGTCCGCCGCGGTCCAGTCCATCGGCTACCTGCTGGGGACGGGGGCGGCGCTCGCGACGCTTTCAATCGGCGTCGGCCTCGCGCTCGAGGGGGCGATCCTTCCCGGTGTCTTGATCGGCACGATGCTCCTCGTGTGGCGCATCACCGGGCCGGCACAGGCGTTCTTCTTCGGCCTGCCGCGCCTCATCGGGGTCCGTCATTCGATGGTGAACCTTCGCAAGTCCTTCGCCATCGCCACGGTCGCCGCACCGGATGTCGTTCGCGAGCCATTCCCCGACGTCGCCCCCGCGGTCGAATGCCAGGGGGTCTTCTTTCGCTATCTGCCCGACATGGACCCGGCGCTCACCGGCGTCTCCTTCAGGGTGGAGCCAGGCCAGACGACCGTCATCATGGGTCCGAACGGGGCGGGCAAGAGCACGCTCCTGCGAGTTCTCGCTGGCCTTCTCCAGCCTCAGTCCGGCCGCGTCCTCGTCAACGGCCGCGACCTTCACCAGTACGATCCGGACGAGGTCGTCCTCCTGAGCGGCTATGTGCCGTCCGCCGCGCAGTACGCGCTGTGGCACCCGGAAGCCTTCGCCGCCGGCGCGTCAGGGCTGCGCAGCGGCGCGTCCGGCACCTGGAGCGCTGCCGACGCCCTCGCGTCCGCCGTCGCCTCCGTGGAGCGGCGCGCGCACTGGTTCGTCGACGGAGAGCAGCCCCGATCCCTCGGTTCCGGCAAACGCCAGCCCAGCATCTACCTTCTCGACGACCCGCTCGCCTTCGCGGACGAGGCCGCCACGGCAGCCTTCTTGGCGTTTCTCGAAGCGAACCGGGGGCGCGCGACGATCTTCCTGACCACCCACGATGTTTCACTCGTTCCGATGGCGGACAACGCCCTTATCCTGGACAAGGGCGGCGTCGCCTTCTTCGGCCCCGTGCCGAAGGAAGCGGAGCAGGCCGCCGAGCCGAAGATGGTTCTCGCATGA
- a CDS encoding HlyD family type I secretion periplasmic adaptor subunit, which yields MTRSKKTRAPYDSFEINDGPAVRLANLGALVAILGVGALVAWMVLTPVDEVAKARGTVEPVTEVQRLQTEFGGALSKIHVRKGDLVEAFDPIVSFDTAEAASELREARAKELALLLERERLAALVEERDPQFEMIARAAGSGATASSVHRPGSHDADDRLRSDIQAARRESAALTARRAFLENERQVIDRQIAEKEADLAAIAEERPAVQRQLAVAAEDVETVRDLVDRGLAPRPRFVEAVEAEARFNYDLASLTGRETVLKAEIAELMEAQERIGLNEAAEARARISQINGELPVVAEQIVRLVRRVNATELRAPVAGFVQTIPDTAVGRVFESGGLVAEIVPKDVELRFAGQLLPRDVGFVTRGQPVRLKIDAFDFSRYGALDGKVSEISPTTIVDERGNAFYEILVSLDKTYFRDDPDAFALLPGMTGEGDVLTGKKTVFEYVWKPIYTNLDLAFAER from the coding sequence ATGACACGGTCAAAGAAAACCCGCGCCCCCTACGATTCCTTCGAGATCAACGACGGGCCCGCCGTCCGGCTCGCCAACCTGGGCGCGCTCGTTGCCATCCTGGGCGTCGGCGCCCTTGTCGCCTGGATGGTGCTGACGCCGGTCGACGAGGTGGCGAAGGCACGCGGGACTGTCGAGCCTGTTACCGAAGTCCAGCGGCTCCAGACCGAGTTCGGCGGTGCCCTTTCCAAGATACACGTGCGCAAGGGCGATCTCGTCGAGGCATTCGACCCGATCGTGTCGTTCGACACGGCCGAAGCGGCCTCCGAGTTGCGCGAGGCGCGGGCGAAGGAGCTCGCCCTGCTTCTCGAGAGGGAGCGCCTGGCTGCGCTCGTGGAGGAGCGTGATCCGCAATTTGAGATGATTGCTCGCGCTGCCGGCAGCGGCGCGACGGCATCCAGCGTCCATCGTCCGGGGTCGCACGACGCAGATGATCGCCTCCGGAGCGACATCCAGGCCGCGCGGCGCGAGAGTGCAGCACTTACCGCCCGTCGCGCGTTCCTCGAGAACGAACGTCAGGTGATCGACCGGCAGATCGCCGAGAAGGAAGCGGACCTGGCCGCAATCGCGGAGGAGCGGCCTGCCGTGCAGCGGCAGCTCGCCGTGGCGGCGGAAGACGTGGAAACGGTCCGAGACCTCGTGGATCGGGGCCTCGCCCCGCGCCCCCGCTTTGTCGAGGCGGTCGAGGCAGAGGCACGCTTCAACTACGATCTTGCCAGTCTGACCGGCCGCGAGACCGTCCTGAAGGCAGAGATTGCGGAGCTGATGGAGGCACAGGAGCGGATCGGTCTCAACGAGGCGGCCGAGGCGCGAGCGCGGATCTCGCAGATCAACGGGGAGCTTCCCGTGGTCGCAGAGCAGATCGTCCGCCTTGTCCGCCGGGTCAACGCAACCGAGCTGCGCGCGCCGGTGGCCGGCTTCGTCCAGACAATCCCGGACACGGCCGTTGGCCGGGTGTTCGAATCCGGCGGGCTCGTGGCCGAGATCGTGCCCAAGGACGTGGAGCTTCGCTTCGCGGGGCAGCTTTTGCCGCGTGACGTCGGTTTCGTCACGCGCGGCCAGCCGGTGAGGCTCAAGATCGACGCCTTCGACTTCAGCCGGTACGGCGCGCTGGACGGAAAGGTCTCGGAGATCTCTCCCACCACGATCGTCGACGAACGCGGCAACGCCTTCTACGAAATTCTCGTTTCGCTCGACAAGACGTACTTCCGCGACGACCCGGACGCGTTCGCGCTTCTGCCGGGCATGACGGGCGAGGGGGACGTTCTGACCGGAAAGAAGACCGTCTTCGAGTACGTCTGGAAGCCGATCTATACGAATCTCGATCTCGCCTTCGCCGAGCGCTGA